From one Culex quinquefasciatus strain JHB chromosome 3, VPISU_Cqui_1.0_pri_paternal, whole genome shotgun sequence genomic stretch:
- the LOC6042780 gene encoding neuropeptide-like protein 31, which produces MRSYIILSLLASLVVATSALGYGLLGGLGGGYGGYGGYGGHGGYGGYGGPGYGGYQNPLYGGYGGYGGYGYPGYGGYGGYPNKYGGYGGYGGGYGGGYGGGYGGGYGPYGYKPYY; this is translated from the exons ATTATCCTTTCTCTTCTGGCATCGCTCGTGGTTGCCACTTCTGCACTTGGATATGGACTATTAGGAGGACTCGGTGGAGGATACGGCGGTTATGGTGGCTACGGTGGCCATGGCGGTTATGGAG GGTACGGAGGTCCAGGATATGGTGGTTATCAAAATCCAC TGTATGGAGGATATGGTGGATACGGAGGTTACGGTTATCCAGGATACGGTGGATATGGag GTTACCCGAATAAATACGGTGGCTACGGAGGATATGGAGGAGGATACGGAGGGGGATATGGAGGAGGTTATGGCGGAGGCTATGGACCGTATGGATACAAACCTTATTATTAG
- the LOC6042779 gene encoding ubiquitin thioesterase trabid produces the protein MSDQSSSSKEPKPQQDDETNRRNERPLPTDGAPQTQLQKWSCEYCTYENFPQSLKCTMCKGQKPLLNEDIFRLSPTQQLSTKKRSTVNLASGPSTRFPVDDDEDEEEQKWCCGGCTYLNLPEAKRCSQCNGKRREDVDLFGPSTAKGGVISQYESLSDQMNALNIRRNSVDDDSGDRFSRPPSEDGRRRNNSPTNRQAETAKECDPSGGGSGGGAKGSSSPVCTCTRSSLASGGKWFCSVCTYENWPKSIKCSMCLHPRETNSGRNSQAAAKHSPEHEDNVASNIVLNNKRNQQLAREQEPANNMDVYQQERYMRQLRRQPDWQWLNACIGIAENNVGAVEAFLACGGEPSRMLTPAEVNLLNNNDIAFDVGHTLIHLAIRFHRDEMLPLLLTQISGSGPGIKRVPSYVAPDLASDIRRHFAVLLRIRKASFSCQYVNEHATFSLPADIEELPLALQDQLYEELLDRDAQKQLEIPPPALNWSLEITERLGSRLMVLWNRSAGDCLLDSAMQATWGVFDRDNTLRRALADSLHQCDHYFYPRWKENEIFQAALLHYTVSEAQLEEDWGTLLSLASQPGSSLEQLHIFALAHILRRPIVVYGVKCVKSFRGEDIGYARFEGVYLPLLWEQSFCITSPIALGYTRGHFSALVPTEPYSRIDAARDEREDITFLPLMDCELKLLPIHF, from the exons ATGTCGGATCAGTCGTCCTCGTCTAAAGAGCCGAAGCCACAGCAGGATGACGAAACCAACAGACGGAACGAGCGACCCTTGCCCACGGATGGTGCACCGCAGACCCAGCTACAGAAGTGGTCCTGCGAGTACTGCACCTACGAAAACTTTCCACAGTCCCTGAAGTGCACCATGTGCAAGGGACAAAAGCCACTGCTGAACGAGGACATTTTTCG CCTAAGTCCAACGCAGCAGCTCAGCACAAAGAAACGATCTACGGTGAACCTCGCCAGCGGACCATCGACGCGGTTTCCGgtggacgacgacgaggatGAGGAGGAGCAAAAGTGGTGCTGCGGAGGCTGTACTTACCTGAATCTGCCCGAAGCGAAGCGCTGTTCGCAGTGTAATGGCAAGCGGCGGGAGGATGTGGACCTGTTTGGCCCATCGACGGCGAAGGGTGGAGTGATATCGCAGTACGAAAGTTTGAGCGATCAGATGAACGCTCTCAACATTCGTCGAAATTCGGTGGATGACGATTCGGGGGATCGGTTCTCGAGGCCACCTTCGGAAGATGGCCGACGGAGGAACAATTCGCCCACGAACCGCCAGGCGGAAACTGCCAAAGAGTGTGATCCCAGCGGTGGTGGCAGTGGTGGCGGTGCCAAGGGATCGTCCTCTCCGGTGTGCACGTGCACCCGATCGTCGTTGGCCAGCGGTGGGAAATGGTTCTGCTCGGTGTGTACTTATGAAAACTGGCCCAAATCGATCAAGTGTTCAATGTGTCTGCATCCGCGTGAGACCAACAGTGGCCGGAACAGCCAGGCGGCTGCCAAGCACTCTCCCGAGCACGAGGATAACGTCGCGAGCAACATTGTGCTGAACAACAAACGAAATCAGCAGTTGGCTCGCGAGCAGGAACCAGCAAACAATATGGACGTTTACCAGCAGGAGCGTTACATGCGCCAGTTGAGGCGGCAACCCGATTGGCAGTGGCTGAATGCGTGCATTGGAATTGCGGAGAACAACGTCGGCGCCGTCGAGGCCTTTTTGGCGTGCGGCGGCGAACCCAGCCGAATGCTCACACCGGCGGAGGTCAATCTGCTGAACAACAATGATATTGCGTTCGACGTTGGCCACACTTTGATCCATCTGGCGATACGGTTTCACCGCGACGAAATGTTACCACTGCTGCTTACGCAAATTTCCGGCTCCGGACCGGGTATAAAGCGAGTACCGTCGTACGTGGCACCAGATCTGGCCAGCGACATCCGGCGCCACTTTGCCGTGCTGTTGCGAATCCGGAAAGCTTCCTTCAGTTGCCAGTACGTGAACGAACACGCGACCTTCTCGCTGCCAGCCGACATCGAAGAACTGCCGCTGGCGCTGCAGGACCAGCTCTATGAAGAACTGCTCGATCGGGATGCACAAAAACAGCTCGAAATACCACCGCCGGCGCTCAACTGGTCCCTGGAAATCACCGAACGGCTCGGCTCTCGGCTGATGGTGCTGTGGAACCGAAGCGCCGGAGATTGTCTGCTCGACTCGGCCATGCAGGCCACGTGGGGCGTTTTCGATCGTGATAACACGCTGCGAAGGGCGCTCGCCGACAGCCTGCATCAGTGTGACCACTA TTTCTACCCTCGCTGGAAGGAGAACGAAATTTTCCAGGCAGCGCTGCTTCACTACACCGTTTCGGAAGCCCAACTTGAGGAAGACTGGGGCACGTTGCTTTCGCTCGCTAGTCAACCCGGCTCGTCGCTGGAGCAGTTGCACATTTTCGCCCTGGCTCACATTCTGCGACGGCCGATTGTCGTGTACGGTGTCAAATGCGTTAAGAGCTTCCGCGGCGAAGATATCGGCTACGCGCGCTTCGAGGGCGTCTACCTGCCGCTGCTGTGGGAGCAAAGCTTCTGCATAACGTCGCCGATCGCGCTCGGTTACACGCGGGGCCACTTTAGCGCGCTCGTGCCGACGGAACCGTACTCGCGGATCGATGCCGCCCGGGACGAGCGGGAAGACATTACCTTCCTGCCGCTGATGGACTGCGAGCTGAAGCTGCTGCCTATTCACTTTTGA
- the LOC6042778 gene encoding zinc finger protein 83 — translation MNQVTAEPIPPNLLICRVCEAPDNLQPLFSSDTESDLAAKMVCCASVQISQNDGLPQHLCSTCRNDLEAAYAFRVRCECADSNFRKILSLKSEPFIEDDDFKEDKTVTFEEDIDSDAPISELLPKSDTDLLDDPRSLYAEQEASDTGEKDYEVFTCETCGKVLSTFQQYRAHVKAKHEQPRKSTEAPKKFCCEKCSLEFKCQSAYQRHISAVHEKRRDYLCKICGEAFAEKYGLRSHQTVHADERYPCSKCPSTFKWKRSLIHHEQLHLPPEERDPKLVKKYKPSKKKYICSFCGKISNNISCHVVHERWHTDERPYNCVTCSKKFRTSTQLRKHELTHTNTRSYECQECHKCFRQKSHLVTHTLVHTQEKNHVCNICSKAFSLKASLRAHMKSHDIFVANK, via the exons ATGAATCAAGTTACAGCAGAACCAATTCCGCCGAATTTGCTGATTTGTCGGGTTTGTGAAGCCCCAGATAATTTGCAGCCGCTTTTCAGTTCTGATACCGAGAGCGACCTTGCCGCGAAAATGGTTTGTTGTGCTTCAGTCCAG ATTTCCCAGAACGACGGTCTTCCGCAGCATCTTTGCAGCACCTGTCGCAACGATTTGGAGGCAGCTTATGCTTTTCGCGTACGCTGTGAATGTGCCGATTCCAACTTCCGCAAAATACTAAGTCTCAAATCAGAACCGTTCATAGAAGACGACGATTTCAAAGAGGACAAAACCGTGACTTTCGAGGAAGACATAGATTCGGACGCTCCCATCAGTGAGCTTCTGCCAAAATCGGACACCGATTTGCTTGACGACCCACGCAGTTTATACGCAGAGCAAGAAGCCAGTGACACCGGTGAAAAGGACTATGAGGTATTTACTTGTGAAACTTGCGGTAAAGTGCTCTCCACATTCCAACAGTATCGAGCGCATGTGAAAGCCAAACATGAACAACCTCGCAAATCAACCGAAGCGCCGAAGAAATTTTGTTGTGAGAAATGTTCGCTAGAGTTCAAATGCCAAAGTGCTTATCAGCGGCATATTTCGGCAGTGCATGAAAAACGAAGAGATTACCTGTGCAAAATTTGTGGCGAGGCGTTCGCGGAAAAGTACGGGCTACGATCGCATCAAACAGTTCACGCGGACGAGCGCTATCCGTGTTCCAAGTGCCCGTCGACGTTCAAGTGGAAGCGCAGCTTGATCCATCATGAACAGTTGCATCTGCCGCCGGAAGAGCGGGATCCAAAGCTCGTGAAGAAATATAAGCCGAGCAAAAAGAAATATATCTGTTCATTTTGCGGGAAAATTTCCAACAACATATCCTGTCACGTTGTGCACGAACGTTGGCACACGGATGAACGACCCTACAACTGCGTGACGTGCTCCAAGAAATTCCGCACAAGCACGCAACTGAGGAAACATGAACTAACTCATACCAATACACGATCCTATGAGTGCCAAGAGTGCCATAAATGCTTTAGGCAGAAATCCCATCTTGTGACTCATACCTTAGTTCATACACAGGAGAAAAATCATGTTTGTAATATTTGTTCCAAGGCGTTTTCATTAAAGGCTTCTCTCCGAGCTCACATGAAGTCACACGATATATTTGTGGCAAATAAGTGA
- the LOC6042777 gene encoding snRNA-activating protein complex subunit 3 gives MEEIYKPKNTKIISVKDALLEYQSELLPAGLTTVPTSEGDIAAAMSFNGSEHQFNDLLQSVDLDRNLSNIKDFRITNFHPARLQNVMKPVEITEKALRFNCVQNAIKITGRLRKNLDCRIRYNKHKYTFIPRREETDLYPFSEMVLEIRFYEPFKYKTGVRLGHPKFHQEFYVLGSQTLTELRDKIYCQCDLGPFYDISANPHAAEAVEPKSADAADPGFFFIHDTFYNDMRKPANMDYSEVIQTWAKRQKSIGELKTKLMEEAKFEDLQFRLGYPQVYQHHGNCEHIFVISNCRLLASSDLLVRRRYPILNSYAFPRSIPCNICGHCEANFIVKNSDQHIFDPAYVCQVCYESYHYRDGVKIGQFEAFRFLGTKIAVKDDDVEMDVRL, from the exons ATGGAGGAAATTTACAagccaaaaaatacaaagataatTTCGGTCAAAGATGCTCTTCTCGAGTATCAGTCGGAGTTGCTTCCAGCGGGATTAACGACTGTTCCTACCTCCGAGGGAGATATTGCCGCTGCCATGAGTTTCAATGGTTCCGAGCACCAGTTCAACGATCTCCTACAATCCGTTGATTTGGACCGGAATTTGTCCAATATCAAGGACTTCCGGATCACGAACTTCCATCCGGCTAGGCTGCAGAACGTCATGAAACCGGTTGAAATTACGGAGAAAGCCCTGCGGTTCAACTGCGTACAAAACGCGATCAAAATAACGGGCCGTCTGCGGAAGAATCTGGACTGTCGGATTCGTTACAACAAGCACAAATACACGTTTATTCCGCGGCGGGAAGAAACGGACCTGTACCCGTTCAGCGAGATGGTGCTGGAGATCCGGTTCTACGAACCGTTCAAATACAAGACGGGCGTCCGGCTCGGTCATCCCAAGTTTCATCAGGAATTTTACGTGCTCGGTTCGCAGACCCTGACGGAACTGCGGGACAAAATCTACTGCCAGTGCGATTTGGGTCCGTTTTACGACATCAGTGCCAATCCACACGCGGCGGAAGCGGTGGAACCCAAGTCGGCGGACGCAGCCGATCCGGGCTTTTTCTTCATCCACGACACTTTCTACAACGACATGCGGAAGCCCGCCAACATGGACTACTCGGAAGTGATCCAGACGTGGGCCAAGCGACAGAAGAGCATCGGCGAGTTGAAAACCAAACTTATGGAAGAGGCCAAGTTTGAGGATTTGCAGTTCCGGCTGGGCTATCCGCAG GTTTACCAACATCACGGAAACTGCGAGCACATTTTCGTCATTTCCAACTGCCGGCTGCTGGCGAGCAGCGATTTGCTGGTCCGCCGGCGGTACCCCATCCTGAACTCGTACGCGTTCCCTCGCTCCATTCCGTGCAACATCTGTGGCCACTGCGAGGCCAATTTCATCGTCAAAAATAGTGATCAGCACATCTTTGATCCGGCCTACGTTTGCCAGGTTTGCTACGAGTCGTACCACTACCGGGACGGAGTCAAAATCGGACAGTTCGAGGCCTTCCGGTTTCTGGGCACGAAAATTGCCGTCAAGGACGACGACGTAGAAATGGACGTGCGGTTGTAG
- the LOC6042776 gene encoding 26S proteasome complex subunit SEM1, with protein MADKENKEKSKVDLGLLEEDDEFEEFPAEDWAGTKEDEEELSVWEDNWDDDNVEDDFNQQLRAQLEKQKPSN; from the exons ATGGCCGACAAGGAGAACAAGGAAAAGTCCAAGGTTGACCTCGGTCTGCTCGAGGAAGACGACGAATTCGAGGAGTTCCCTGCCGAAG ACTGGGCCGGCACCAAAGAGGACGAGGAAGAGCTGAGCGTCTGGGAGGACAACTGGGACGATGACAACGTGGAGGATGACTTCAACCAGCAACTTCGGGCCCAGCTGGAGAAGCAAAAGCCAAGCAACTAG
- the LOC6042775 gene encoding histone H1.0: MSAKEKTAKLPKKAGGSPAKPAMLTKIVAALIKSELKERVMKTKGMAIVPSISNWIEAKWVDKPAKHLLRSSVERGIQNGVLQRPNNARTGLNGSIKIHPKFAKLLADRGTSGDNPKEVANAIAAFNKRSPSPEPEAPKPKKKAAAATVKKPKADFPVAKKKPTAGAGTGKKRLAKAQEDEPKAKKAKK, translated from the exons ATGTCTGCGAAAGAAAAAA CCGCAAAATTGCCCAAGAAGGCCGGCGGATCGCCAGCAAAGCCGGCGATGCTGACAAAAATCGTGGCCGCTTTGATCAAATCCGAGCTTAAAGAAAGGGTCATGAAAACCAAAGGGATGGCAATCGTCCCGTCCATCTCGAACTGGATCGAGGCAAAGTGGGTCGACAAACCCGCCAAGCACCTGCTCCGTTCGAGTGTCGAGCGCGGAATCCAGAACGGCGTGCTGCAGCGACCAAACAACGCACGCACTGGCCTCAACGGATCGATCAAAATACATCCGAAGTTTGCGAAGCTGCTGGCCGATCGGGGCACTTCCGGGGACAATCCGAAGGAGGTCGCAAATGCCATCGCGGCGTTCAACAAGCGCTCTCCGTCGCCCGAACCGGAGGCACCGAAGccgaagaagaaagcagctgcCGCCACGGTGAAGAAGCCAAAGGCCGACTTCCCGGTGGCTAAGAAGAAACCGACGGCAGGAGCCGGAACCGGCAAGAAGCGGCTGGCCAAGGCTCAGGAGGACGAACCCAAGGCGAAGAAAGCCAAGAAGTAG